Proteins encoded within one genomic window of Eurosta solidaginis isolate ZX-2024a chromosome 1, ASM4086904v1, whole genome shotgun sequence:
- the Set1 gene encoding LOW QUALITY PROTEIN: histone-lysine N-methyltransferase SETD1 (The sequence of the model RefSeq protein was modified relative to this genomic sequence to represent the inferred CDS: deleted 1 base in 1 codon) gives MDGTISQLPSFEGGNDTKCYGGNDSGVPSNLCSKSHRNFKLLCDPMLIKGANKIYRYDGGVAAGQSYSNIVPRDPRNPITRIRSKPIEPMSLVVPRLKIDQNYIGIPPPLEITITNLNDNIDRQFLSGMLNKCGPYDEISIYHHPTNNKHLGIARIVFENVKASRLCIEKYNKKSVMGKVLSVFNDPFGRICKQLIDRLTSNTSSILFKNQHKIDVNQSCTEYLGGTEMHHDYHIENSLGSGALSLNKAQPCVLDRSKNYTNTYRRKLRDSKDKDINQDNHSSLRHGSTNTFIRLDNEGRSKEKNERISRRDRGRDYLRDRERDRRRSFIGPNNRIYCERSCIRSETDRDIHKSKNKRNPQLGLFDMCNVHRNSAPNLVASANIPMDQNYTYPYCYNTVAAHKSCIAQRTWSAPQDQSQPQDGNPPPPPDKTPNWDDPEPAPPGNSTTEHFGESKILNKPRERHEIEPVEKFLPEVKVNAGETDKVDLDTRIELMFKRKSLGNAPPFLQIDSSESDAGEEDNLDDGTRNSDTNKKDKASSTKFKIYDQCDASDISSSDDGILKKELSPTPPIRSFQSGERPTEKQVEKNVFLNISDNFTNHITTRNFPHCSYTNKRSDNSKPSLAYPTNFYNDTTLSYCFPNPAYMYSSYMPGFSGMAYGPSYNKDFGGHIQQLSTDKYYINSNYNCNQNNPLKKQIEAVLGRVSAELKQILKRDFNKKMIENTAYKCFESWWDDQIQNCRHRERAVPSKEKFETYLNCSNTLPTDKAPDINQLINRQCDISDLRSFSSLGFRASIPKLPSFRRVRKESIKQTKDDLEKHLSDQDEMVQCSDSEKDVANSFINPTRNKGEKVMTSLEQLSKCKRKTSSSSTSSSSEDSSEEIQTSDESTFSEDNCRFFPEIDQNLDKAKCDIQTKQRFPESVTWKADEESQKPKSGNNYVYSESEDSQNYRSNEIESKTKKFENSSKGSNNFPITADLEDISKESTLIVTEDNESKSAPIFTDNLSTAIASVVVSAVKTKKSRIFDYDRIYSDSEEEREYQERRRRNTEYMAQIEREFLEEQALKSVVPHNKNVIAEEGMNSLELSSPPEQQNSATDCFNKCTQNATIVSMSKSKAGNTHELSKNAAIITLDTNMELEWESHYLSEKDTRALNIPTQSIEMGQSITRQSSESSNFADPSKTIRILSDIKMSPSSDGDCSQASQASQVALEHCYSLPPYADISKDTKVPESGFSSFVDSATNMQQNLAHDHGGYVTLPFSEDRDILVSKGNKSLQQNSKPGPGRPRKYSAKCLRENGIAHSSYKLNMEKDLVSKEVFMKKIMSQPNFIPLELFNCRVATDELMVLYEFLTKGIDFEDIQYIRKCYDIHLQEDTYGFWLNNTHWVDHCVTDRAFIPPLQKKKKKEDELKRHTTGCARTEGFYKLDVREKAKHKYHHTKSNIDSFTNINRSDEQLQQSHNKLISKMQGISREARSNQRRLLTAFGSIGESELLKFNQLKFRKKQLKFAKSAIHDWGLFAMEPIAADEMVIEYVGQMIRPIVADLREAKYEAIGIGSSYLFRIDMETIIDATKCGNLARFINHSCNPNCYAKVITIESEKKIVIYSKQPIGVNEEITYDYKFPLEDEKIPCLCGAQGCRGTLN, from the exons ATGGATGGTACCATATCACAATTGCCGAGCTTTGAGGGAGGCAATGATACTAAATGTTATGGTGGTAATGACTCTGGAGTTCCATCAAATTTGTGTTCTAAGTCTCATCGCAATTTTAAGTTGCTCTGCGATCCGATGTTAATAAAAGGTGCTAACAAGATATATCGATATGATGGTGGAGTGGCCGCAGGCCAATCTTATTCCAATATAGTACCTAGGGACCCTCGGAATCCTATAACTCGTATACGCTCAAAACCAATTGAACCAATGAGTCTCGTTGTTCCACG TCTAAAGATCGACCAGAATTATATAGGAATTCCGCCTCCCCTCGAGATCACAATAACAAATTTGAATGACAATATTGATAGGCAATTTTTATCGGGAATGTTAAATAAATGTGGCCCTTATGATGAGATCTCCATATATCATCATCCAACAAATAATAAACATCTTGGAATTGCTCGCATTGTGTTTGAAAATGTAAAAGCTTCCAGGTTATGCATtgagaaatataataaaaaatcagTTATGGGAAAG GTTTTAAGTGTTTTTAATGACCCATTTGGTAGAATTTGTAAGCAATTAATCGATCGACTAACATCCAATACTTCAagcattttattcaaaaatcaacATAAAATAGATGTAAATCAAAGTTGTACTGAATATTTGGGAGGTACAGAAATGCATCATGATTATCATATTGAAAATTCCCTTGGCTCCGGAGCATTATCTTTAAATAAAGCACAACCATGTGTTCTAGATCGCTCTAAAAATTATACAAATACGTATAGGAGAAAACTGAGAGATTCAAAAGATAAAGATATTAATCAAGATAACCATTCGAGTTTAAGGCACGGAAGTACAAATACATTTATTCGATTAGACAACGAAGGACGTTCCAAGGAAAAAAATGAGCGAATAAGCCGACGCGACCGTGGGCGAGACTACCTAAGAGATCGTGAACGGGACAGACGGCGTTCCTTCATCGGTCCAAATAATAGGATTTATTGTGAACGGAGTTGCATTAGATCTGAAACCGACCGGGATATACACAAAAGCAAGAACAAACGAAACCCCCAATTAGGTCTATTTGATATGTGTAACGTGCATCGTAATTCTGCGCCAAATTTGGTAGCATCAGCAAATATTCCAATGGACCAAAATTATACATATCCTTATTGCTATAACACGGTTGCTGCCCACAAATCATGCATTGCACAGCGAACATGGTCTGCTCCACAAGATCAATCACAACCCCAAGATGGAAATCCTCCACCTCCTCCTGACAAAACGCCTAACTGGGACGACCCAGAACCTGCGCCACCGGGAAATTCTACCACTGAACATTTTGGAGaatcgaaaattttaaataagccACGAGAAAGACATGAAATTGAACCCGTGGAAAAATTTCTCCCCGAAGTTAAAGTTAACGCTGGTGAAACAGACAAAGTGGACTTGGATACTCGAATAGAACTAATGTTTAAGAGAAAATCTTTAGGAAACGCACCGCCTTTTCTTCAAATAGATAGTAGTGAGTCAGATGCTGGGGAGGAGGACAACCTGGACGATGGTACGAGGAACTCAGACACTAATAAAAAAGATAAGGCCTCGAGCACAAAGTTCAAAATATATGACCAGTGTGATGCAAGTGATATATCTTCAAGTGATGATGGAATTCTTAAAAAAGAATTAAGTCCAACTCCACCAATTCGGTCATTTCAAAGTGGTGAAAGGCCTACcgaaaaacaagttgaaaaaaatgtttttttaaacatATCTGACAATTTTACCAACCACATTACCACACGTAATTTTCCCCATTGCTCATATACCAATAAAAGAAGCGATAATTCAAAGCCGAGTTTGGCATACCCGACAAATTTTTATAACGATACCACATTATCATATTGCTTTCCCAACCCCGCATATATGTATTCGTCATACATGCCTGGTTTTTCCGGTATGGCTTACGGTCCATCGTATAATAAAGATTTTGGGGGTCATATTCAACAATTATCAACTGATAAATATTATATAAATTCTAATTATAATTGCAATCAAAATAATCCTCTTAAAAAGCAAATAGAAGCTGTATTAGGACGTGTGAGTGCGGAATTGAAACAGATACTTAAACGCGACTTTAACAAAAAAATGATTGAAAACACGGCATATAAATGTTTTGAGTCTTGGTGGGATGATCAAATACAAAACTGTCGACATAGGGAAAGAGCTGTACCGtcgaaagaaaaatttgaaacgtATTTGAACTGTTCAAATACATTACCCACTGACAAGGCTCCTGATATAAATCAGCTAATAAACAGGCAATGTGATATATCTGATTTACGTTCATTTAGTAGCCTTGGGTTTCGAGCCTCAATACCAAAATTGCCTTCCTTTCGTCGCGTTCGTAAAGAGTCTATAAAACAGACTAAGGATGACTTGGAAAAACACTTAAGTGATCAAGATGAAATGGTGCAATGTTCTGATTCTGAAAAGGATGTCGCCAATTCATTTATTAACCCAACTCGCAATAAAGGCGAGAAGGTTATGACATCTTTAGAACAACTATCCAAATGTAAACGGAAAACAAGTTCATCGAGTACTTCGTCGTCGTCTGAGGATAGCAGTGAAGAAATACAGACAAGCGATGAAAGCACTTTTTCCGAAGATAATTGTAGGTTTTTCCCGGAAATCGATCAGAATCTGGATAAAGCAAAATGTGATATACAAACCAAGCAGAGATTTCCCGAATCAGTTACCTGGAAAGCTGACGAAGAAAGTCAGAAACCCAAATCTGGGAATAATTATGTTTATTCTGAAAGTGAAGACAGTCAAAACTACCGAAGTAATGAAAttgaaagtaaaacaaaaaaatttgagaaTTCGTCCAAAGGATCTAACAATTTCCCTATTACTGCTGATTTAGAGGACATAAGTAAAGAAAGTACCTTAATAGTTACTGAAGATAACGAATCAAAATCGGCACCAATTTTTACAGATAATTTAAGTACAGCTATTGCAAGTGTAGTCGTAAGTGCggtaaaaacaaaaaagtcaaGGATCTTTGATTATGATCGCATTTATAGTGATTCAGAAGAAGAACGGGAGTATCAAGAACGACGTCGACGTAATACTGAATATATGGCTCAAATAGAGCGCGAATTTCTCGAAGAACAAGCGCTAAAATCAGTTGTGCCTCATAACAAAAATGTTATTGCAGAAGAAGGTATGAATAGTTTAGAACTTTCGAGTCCTCCAGAGCAACAAAACAGTGCAACAGATTGCTTTAATAAATGTACACAGAATGCTACTATCGTGTCGATGAGTAAAAGTAAAGCTGGGAATACCCACGAACTGAGTAAAAATGCAGCAATTATCACACTGGATACCAATATGGAACTAGAGTGGGAAAGCCACTACTTATCGGAAAAAGATACGCGAGCTTTAAATATACCGACGCAAAGTATAGAGATGGGACAATCGATTACCCGACAAAGCAGCGAATCGTCAAATTTTGCGGATCCCTCAAAGACTATTCGAATCCTAAGTGATATAAAAATGTCCCCATCGTCTGACGGTGATTGCAGTCAAGCAAGTCAGGCTAGTCAAGTGGCACTAGAGCATTGTTATTCATTACCCCcttatgccgatatatcgaaagACACTAAGGTTCCAGAAAGTGGTTTTTCTTCTTTCGTGGATAGTGCTACCAACATGCAGCAAAATTTGGCGCACGATCACGGTGGATATGTAACCCTCCCATTTTCTGAAGATAGAGATATTTTAGTATCAAAAGGTAACAAATCCCTACAGCAAAACTCCAAACCCGGGCCCGGGCGGCCACGAAAATACTCTGCAAAATGCCTTAGGGAAAACGGAATTGCACATAGTTCTTATAAACTAAATATGGAGAAAGATTTGGTCTCTAAAGAAgtctttatgaaaaaaataatgtCACAGCCTAATTTCATTCCCCTTGAACTGTTTAATTGTCGCGTAGCAACTGACGAATTGATGGTACTATACGAATTTCTTACTAAAGGGATTGATTTCGAAGACATACAATATATTCGAAAATGCTATGATATTCACCTTCAAGAAGATACGTATGG ATTTTGGTTGAATAATACTCATTGGGTTGATCATTGTGTAACGGATCGTGCCTTCATTCCGcca ctacaaaaaaaaaaaaaaaaggaagatgaACTTAAGCGACACACAACCGGATGCGCACGCACGGAAGGTTTTTATAAACTGGATGTTAGAGAAAAGGCAAAACATAAATATCATCACACAAAGTCTAATATAGACAGTTTCACGAACATTAACCGTTCTGATGAACAATTGCAGCAATCGCACAATAAGCTAATATCAAAAATGCAAGGAATTTCTCGAGAGGCACGTTCTAATCAGCGACGTTTGCTTACTGCCTTTGGGTCAATAGGAGAGTCTGAGCTGTTGAAGTTTAATCAGCTGAAATTTAGGAAGAAACAGCTTAAATTCGCTAAATCTGCAATTCATGATTGGGGCTTGTTTGCCATGGAACCAATCGCAGCAGATGAAATGGTAATAGAATATGTTGGCCAAATGATACGTCCAATAGTTGCTGATTTGCGCGAAGCCAAATACGAAGCTATAGGGATTGGCAGTTCATATTTATTTAGGATCGATATGGAGACAATTATTGATGCCACGAAGTGCGGAAATTTGGCTCGTTTTATTAATCACAGTTGTAAT CCTAACTGTTACGCTAAAGTCATTACTATagaatctgaaaaaaaaattgttatatacTCCAAACAACCAATTGGTGTAAATGAAGAGATTACTTACGATTACAAGTTCCCATTAGAAGATGAGAAAATTCCATGTTTATGCGGAGCGCAAGGCTGCCGGGGGACACTAAATTAA